The window CAAGAAGAAGGTCACCCGAGAGCGCTCGGCCGGCGTCGTCGTCTACTGCGATCGCGGTGGTCGACGAGAGTTTCTGCTACTCGATTACGGCCGGCACTGGGATTACGCCAAAGGCCACCTCGAAGCCGGCGAGGACGATCGCACGGCTGCACTTCGCGAGCTACGCGAGGAAACCGGTCTGTCCGAAGGCGTCGAGCTGCTCGAGGGCTTCGAGAAGATGATCCTCTACCACTTCAACTCCAGCCGCAAAGGGCTCGTTCGCAAGGAAGTCCTCTTCTTCGTCGGCAAGCTTGATCCCGACAAGGCCGACGAGGTGATGCTGAGCGAAGAGCACGTCGGCTACGAGTGGCTCGAACGCGAGCCGGCGCTGCAGCGGTTGACGTTCGACAACGCCAAAGGCGTCCTCGCCGCGGCCGAC of the Planctomycetota bacterium genome contains:
- a CDS encoding NUDIX domain-containing protein, which codes for MATSDQHDGPRKKGKKKVTRERSAGVVVYCDRGGRREFLLLDYGRHWDYAKGHLEAGEDDRTAALRELREETGLSEGVELLEGFEKMILYHFNSSRKGLVRKEVLFFVGKLDPDKADEVMLSEEHVGYEWLEREPALQRLTFDNAKGVLAAADNFAAEHDPLTE